CAAGGGACGGCTGACGCCCGGAGCGGACGCCGACGTCGTAGTATTCGACCCTGCGAAGATACGCGACCGCGCAACCTTCATGGAGCCTGTCCTGCCGCCCGAGGGCATCGACAGCGTATGGATAGGCGGAAAGCTCGCGGCGAAGGACTGCCGCGTCGTCGACGGCGTGCTTGGGCGCTCCGTGCGCAAGTAGTTAAAAGAGCAAATAAAAATATTGGAGGAATCATAAAATGGAATTCGGTTTTTGGTCCGTTGTGCCGCCGGTCGTGACGATAGCGCTCGCGCTCATCATCAAGAACGTATTCGTCGCTCTATTCGTAGGCATAACGCTAGCTTCTCTTATACTGAGCGGCTGGAACGTATTCACCGGAATCAACGGCGCATTCTACAGCATCGTACACACCTTTGAAAGCAGCGGGAACACGATCGTCATCATGTCGATGTTCCTCATCGGCGCTCTTATCTACCTTATCGAGCACTCGGGCGGAATCGACGGCTTCGTAGACATCATGGTGAAGAAGAAGGGAATCATAAAAACGAAGAAATCCGCCGAATTTTTCACTTGGCTGCTCGGCATCGTCGTATTCACGTCTGGCTCGCTTAGCTGCATGGTGACCGGCTCCGTCTCGCGCCCGCTCAACGACACGATGAAGGTCTCGCACGAAAAGGCCGCCTTCCTCGTACACACCACCTCGACGCCGTGGTGCGTCCTCTTCCCGCTCAGCGGCTGGCTCGCCGCGATGACCGGCTACCTCACCTCGGGCGGCGTCTCCGAAGGCGAGGCGATATCCACGCTCATGCGCTCCATACCGCTCAACTTCTACTGTATAATCGCGATAGTGTTCTCCATGCTCTCAACATTCATGCCGCTCGACTTTGGCGGTATGAAGAAGGCCGAACTCCGCGCCGAGACGACGGGCGAACTCGACGACCCGCGCTCCGCGCCCGAGGAGGAAGAGGCCGCCGCGACGGTCAAGCGCGACGTCGTGCCGCGCATGAAGAACATGCTCGTCCCGATGCTCATGATGGTCGGCGTCATCCTCGCCGTGCTCATCGTGACGGGCGACGGCAACCCGACCGCC
The sequence above is drawn from the Cloacibacillus sp. An23 genome and encodes:
- a CDS encoding Na+/H+ antiporter NhaC family protein, which encodes MEFGFWSVVPPVVTIALALIIKNVFVALFVGITLASLILSGWNVFTGINGAFYSIVHTFESSGNTIVIMSMFLIGALIYLIEHSGGIDGFVDIMVKKKGIIKTKKSAEFFTWLLGIVVFTSGSLSCMVTGSVSRPLNDTMKVSHEKAAFLVHTTSTPWCVLFPLSGWLAAMTGYLTSGGVSEGEAISTLMRSIPLNFYCIIAIVFSMLSTFMPLDFGGMKKAELRAETTGELDDPRSAPEEEEAAATVKRDVVPRMKNMLVPMLMMVGVILAVLIVTGDGNPTAGNGMQSLLWGCMISVFVIAVMCRVEKLYNLERLVGEMLKGMATMLPIACILLLGLTMGTLVKQLDTGNYLSSIFMSALVPELLPLLTFIISMMLSFATGTSMGTMAIMSVIALPMAINMGMDVPLVAGALFGGSIFGDHVSPISDTTIMSCATTGCNIIDHVKTQIPYAVGFALVSMVLYGVLGFVI